The genomic DNA CTCGATCGTGCGGCATTTCCAATCGGTGATCGGTCGCGAGGCTCGCGCCCAGATCATCGAGCGCATCGGTCGCCTGCCCGATGCAGCGGTCGCCTGCGTGGGTGGCGGGAGCAACGCCATCGGACTGTTCAGCGCGTTCCTGGACGACCCCGCGGTAGCACTGTTCGGATTCGAGGCCGGGGGCCATGGTGTTGCCAGCGGCCGACACTCGGCGCGCTTCGAAGGGGGAGCGCCGGGAGTCCTGCACGGCACTCGGACCTACATCATGCAAGATGAATTTGGTCAGACCGTCCCCTCCTACTCCATCAGCGCCGGACTGGACTACCCCGGCATCGGGCCGGAGCACGCGCACCTGTACGACCGGGGCCGGGCCACCTACGAATCGGTCACCGACGATGAGGCGATGGCCGCCTTCGAGTTGCTGTGCCGAACCGAAGGGATCATTCCGGCGCTCGAGACCGCCCATGGACTCGCGGGTGCCCTGCGGGTGGGCCAGCGGCTCGGGCCGCGGGCAGCGATGATCGTCAACCTGTCGGGGCGCGGTGACAAGGACATGGCCACGGCTGCCGAGTACTTCGGCCTGACGGCGCAGGACCAACCGTGACGACCGTTGCCGACGCCTTCGCCCGCGCCCGCGCCGCGGATCGGGCTGCCCTGATCGCCTATCTTCCCGCCGGGTTCCCCGATCATGCGACGTCGGTGCGCATCATCGAGGCCATGATCGATGCCGGAGTCGACATGGTCGAGGTCGGCATCCCGTACTCGGATCCGCTCATGGACGGGCCTGTCATCTGCGCCGCAGCGGAACAAGCACTGCAGCAGGGCACCACGACCGACGACGCACTCGATGTCGTGGCCGCCGTCGCGGGGCGTGGCGCGGCCATCGTCATGATGACGTACTGGAACTTGATCGACCGATATGGCCCGAGGCGCTTCGCCGATCGACTCGCGGCGGCCGGCGGCGCCGGCGTGATCACGCCGGACCTCACGCCCGAGGAGGGGGTCGACTGGGTCGCCGCCTGCGACGATCGCGGCTTGGCTCATGTGTTCCTCGCCGCTCCTTCGTCGACCGACGATCGGCTCGCGGTGGTCGCCAGTGCCACCAGTGGGTTCGTCTACGCCGCCTCATTGATGGGGGTCACGGGGGTGCAGCAGGCGGTCGGAAGCCAAGCGGCCGATCTCGTCGAGCGACTGCGGAGGGTCACTGC from Candidatus Nanopelagicales bacterium includes the following:
- the trpB gene encoding tryptophan synthase subunit beta: MASLTDKFGEYGGRFVPEALTFALDELAAQFLAATADPDFTGRLDALNRDYVGRPSPLTEVPGFAAHCGGGRVFLKREDLNHTGSHKINNVLGQALLTERMGKKRVIAETGAGQHGVATATAAALLGLDCTVYMGEEDTRRQALNVARMKMLGATVVPVTAGTRTLKDAINEAMRDWVTNVADTHYLLGTVTGPAPFPSIVRHFQSVIGREARAQIIERIGRLPDAAVACVGGGSNAIGLFSAFLDDPAVALFGFEAGGHGVASGRHSARFEGGAPGVLHGTRTYIMQDEFGQTVPSYSISAGLDYPGIGPEHAHLYDRGRATYESVTDDEAMAAFELLCRTEGIIPALETAHGLAGALRVGQRLGPRAAMIVNLSGRGDKDMATAAEYFGLTAQDQP
- the trpA gene encoding tryptophan synthase subunit alpha, with amino-acid sequence MTTVADAFARARAADRAALIAYLPAGFPDHATSVRIIEAMIDAGVDMVEVGIPYSDPLMDGPVICAAAEQALQQGTTTDDALDVVAAVAGRGAAIVMMTYWNLIDRYGPRRFADRLAAAGGAGVITPDLTPEEGVDWVAACDDRGLAHVFLAAPSSTDDRLAVVASATSGFVYAASLMGVTGVQQAVGSQAADLVERLRRVTATPIAVGIGVSTAAQAHDVSQFADGVIVGSAFVRRVLEATDADAAVAAVGQFSRELVAGVARHSR